The nucleotide sequence TGTCGAGCGGCAAGGACGAGCTGCTGATGGACAACGCCGCGATCGACGTCGAGCGGCAGAAGCTGTGGGAGGCGATGGGCAACCTCGAGCAGATGGTGTACATCTCCAAGACGCTCGACGAGCGGCTCGAGGAGAAGGCCGCCGAGCTCGACGCGACCGACCCGGCCAAAGCCAAGGCGATCCGCGAGAGCGCGCTGTTCTACGTGCGCCAGCGCACGCAGGACCTTTACACCCAGATGGCGGTCAGCGTGCAGGGCTACCTGGCGCTCGACCTGGTCAAGAAGAACAACGTCGAACTGGTCAAGGGCGTCGACCGGGCCAGCACCACCACGGTGGGCGCGCTGCGCACCGCGGTGACCGTGGCCGAGGCCATGACCAACCAGCGGCTGGTGCTCGGCCAGATCACCCAGCTCAACCAGACGACGGCCGGGATCATCGATTCGACGAGTGCGATGCTGCGCGACCAGACCGGCAAGATTCACGAGCAGGCGGCCAGCAGCACGATCCCGATCGAGACGCTGCAGCGCGCCTTCCAGAACATCTACGACACGATGGACGAGGTCGACACCTTCAAGGTGCGCGCGCTCGAAAGCATGAAGCAGACGGTCGAGACGCTGGGCAAGGAAGTCGAGAAGTCGAAGGGCTATATCGCCCGCGCCGAAGGCCAGGCCCAGGCCTCGCAGCTGACCAACCAGTCCTCGCTGCTGTCGCTGGAGGGCTAAGGCGCAAGCATGGCCGACAGCACCGGAAACGCACAGGAAATCATGACCGCGGCGAGCCGCTCGCTGGCCCACCAGCGCGCCGGCGGCCGCCGCCTACAGCCGATCGGTGAAGGCAGCCGGCGAATGCGGCGCGACTTCCAGCTCAAGAAGCTGCGCAACATCGCCTATGCCGCCGCGGGCATTTTCGCCTTCGCGGTGATTGCCGGAATCGTCATCGACGGCATTGGCTTCACCGGCATCGTTCTGACCGTCATGGCGCTGCTCGCCGCCGGGTTCATCTTCGGCAAGTTCCCGCGCCTGAAGGTTCCGCAGCGCGCCGACCTCAACAAGGGCGACGTCCGGCAGATGGTTGCACGCACCGAGCTGTGGCTGGAGAACCAGCGGCCCGCCCTGCCCCCGCCGGCCATCACCCTGGTCGACCAGATCGGTACCCAGCTCGACGCCCTCGGGCTGCAGCTCGAGACCATCGACCAGGCCCACCCGGCGGCGCAGGAAACGCGCAAGCTGGTCGGCGAGCACCTGCCCGAGATGGTCGATGCCTATCGCCGCATCCCGGCCAGCTTGCGGAACGAAAAGCGTGCCGGTTCGTCGCCCGACGAGCAGCTCGTGGAAAGCCTCGGCAAGATCAGTCACGAGATCGACCACGTCACGCGGCAACTGGCCGAGGGCTCGCTCGACGACCTCGCCATCCGCACCCGCTACCTCGACTATCGCTACGGCGAGAGCGAGCAACCCGTTTCGGAGAATTCCTGATGCAAGTCGCCATTCCGCACCATCTCGACCGCTCTACGGTCCGACAGCGGCTGCGCGACAACAGCCACAAGATTGCCGACCACGTTCCCGGCGGGGTCGCGGAGGTCCACACCAACTGGCGGAACGAAGACACCATGGAAATGACCATCGGTGCGCTCGGCCAACAGGTCCGCGGCGAGGTACAGATCGAAGACGGCCAGGTCGTCTTCGTCATCGACCTGCCACCGGCGCTCGGGTTCATGGAACCGATGGTCAGAGGTGCGATCGAGCAGTCGGGCCAGAAGATGATCGCCGGCCCGAACGGCTAGGCGAAACGGCTCTTCCGCGCAGGACGCGGAAAGACCTTTCCTACACCGCGGCGATCTGCCTAGAGTCGGTGCTGTCAGGCTGAATCGTTCTTCCTCCGCTCGCACGAACGGCAAGCGGGCGATTCGATCTTATCGCAATCATCTCGAGGTGTCTGCCGATGTCACGCTCCAGTCTCTCCGTCCGCTCCCCGCGCGAGCGCGAAGCGCGTGCGGCCGGAGCAGAATTTCTTCCGGCCCGCCCATGAGTAACCCAGCGAATGTGTGACCCGTTCTGGTCCAAGATACTGAAATCGCGGACTTTCTATCCGATCGCTCCAGGGTTACTCCTGTAACTTGAGTAACCCTGTCCGGACCTTCCGCCGGGCTAGAGCTTGCGCTCGAGCTCGAGGTAGGTCTCGGGAATCCGCAGCGCCTCGGTCGCCTCGCGAGTCTCGCGCAGGAACAGCATCAGCGCCCACATGATCAGGCCGATAGCAAGCAGGAACACGCCGCCGACGACGAACTGCATGTTGAGGGTCGCGAACTCCTCGACGAACAGCAGGGTGACGACCAGCCCGACGCACAGACCGGCACCCACGAGCAGCCGAATGGCCTTGCCGATCAGCGAAATGCGGCGGTCGATCAGGCGGATTTCGCGCACCACTTCGTCGTGCTCCATGCCTTCTGTCTCGACGTGACGTCCCTGCAGGACCCGGGAGCGGTCGACTATCCGCCCCAAGCGGGTCGACAGGATGTTCATGATGTTGCCGATCGCCACCAGCATGAACACCGGGGCGAGTGCGAGCTGTATTGTCTGGGCGATCATGTCTGGGCTCCGGCTCGCTGCTACTGGTTGGTTGCGCCGCCGAGTTTGCCGACTTTCTGCGCGCCGTCCATCGTCGTGACCAGCACCTCGTCGCCGTCGACGACGATGGCGATGTCGGAAAGGCCGATCGCCGAGACACGGGGACCGTCGGTATCGACGAACACCCCGGAGCAATCGACCAGTTCGGCATTGCCGCGCACCGAGTTTCCGGCCCCGTCGGCGCCGGCCGCATCGCGCAGCGCCGCCCAGCTACCGATATCCGACCAGCCCATCGCGGCCGGCACCATGGCCGCGCGATCGGTCTCTTCCATGACCGCATAGTCGACCGATTCGCCCTCGATTGCCGCGAAGGCGGCAGCGTCGGGATGGAAGCGGGCGCCATCCTCTTCTCCCCCGGCCACCGCAGCGGCCACCGCTTCGGCCAGCGCGGGCCGATGCTTCGCCAGTTCTTCGAGGAAGAAGCCGGCGCGGAAGGCGAAAATTCCGCCGTTCCAGCTGTACTCGCCGCTGGTCAGAAACTGCTGCGCGCGCTGGAGATCGGGCTTCTCGACGAAGCGCTCGATGCGGCGCCCCTCGCCGAGCGGCTCGCCCTGCTTGAGATATCCGTATCCCGTCTCGGGCGCGGTAGGGACGATGCCGAAGGCGACCAGCCAGTCGTCTGCTGCCAACTTCGCCGCCGCCGCGGCAGCGGCACGGAACGCGGGGACGTCGGCGATGTGGTGGTCGCTCGGGCAGACCAACATGATGGCATCGGGGGCGAGCCGGTGCGCCGCCAGCGCAATGGCGGCCGCAGTATTCTTGGCCTGCGGCTCGACGATCACGCTAGCGCCGGCATCCTTCGCCTGTGCCTCGACATGCTCGATGTGCGCGGTCCCGGTGACGATGACCGGCGACGCGAACCGCTGCGGATCGTTGCAGCGGCTCAGCGTCGCTTCGAACATCGTCTCGTCGCCGACCAGCGGCAGGAAGGGCTTGGGCTTGGTCTTGCGGCTGCGCGGCCACAGCCGGGTTCCGCTGCCGCCGCACAGGACGACCGGGACGATTCTGCTCATTCCGTTTTCCTTCGCAGGCGCATTCACGCGCCGGTTCGCTGCCTCCTAGCCTCAGAACCAGCGCTGGCGCCAGCCATAGGATGCCGGCACCGGATCGCCGTTGGCGTCCCTTGCCGGCTTGAACCGGAAGCGCTGGACGGCGAGCTGGCAGACGATGCGATCCGCCTCTGGGTCCGGGCTGGGCTTGGTGACCCGGCAGTCGGACGCGCGCCCGTCCACGCCGACGGTCATGTAGACGATCACCTCGGTCCCGCGGCGCGCCTGGCGGCCGCCGGGAGGAACCGGAAAATCTCGGGCATCGTTGATGTCGCCGGCGATCTTGACCGGCTTGGTCACAGGCACTCCGCCTGCGCCCTGCCCGCCCCTGCCGCTGCCGGTGCCCTCGCCAGGCCCGCCGGCCCCGGTGCCCGCTCCCTGGTCGCTGGCGCCGGACTGGTTGGCGTCCCCGGTCGAAGCGGCTTTGGGCGCATCGGTCTTGATCGGCTTCGGCCGAGGCGGGACGGCGACTTCCTTCGCCTTGGCCTTTTTGGCTTTTTCGCCCGATGCCCCCTCGTCGGGCGAGGGCGTGGGGTCGGGACTGGGCTCGGCAGGAGGCGGGGTGTAGACCGTGACCGTGACCATCGAGGTCGCCTGCTTGATGACCGCGGCGGTAAAGTCCGGAGCGAAGGCGCGCGCCAATCCGAAGAAGACCAGGACGTGGGCGAGGCCGATGAGCAGGAGCGTACCCCAGCGCGGACCGCGCCGGCGCTCGGTGAAGCGCGTCGCCTCATCGGGTGGGGTTGCTCTGCTCACGTCTGCCCCTGAAACGCGCGACCTCCGCGCCGGTGCCTGACGGGCCTAAACACGCAGCGCGTCACGCGCCACCGCAGGCACAACGGCGCCACTGTCCCGGCGAGAATAGTTAGCAAGCAATCTAGTTGCGCCCCCGTGAGTCAGCCTGTAGCCCTTGCGAGGAGAGAGCGTGGACATGGTCCGCGTGGTGCCGGTCGGCGCCTCAAGGGGAGAAATCGATGTCGAAACGCCTGGCCGCCTTGCTTGCCGCTGCCGCGATCCTGCCCTTTTCCGCGGGAGCGGAAGAACCCTACAACGTGGCGTCGGACGGCGACTGGCCGCGCTACGCCCGCGACCTGGAGGGCACCCGCTTCTCGCCTCTCGACCAGATCGACACGAAGAACGTCGGCCAGCTCGATCAGGCCTGGTCGTTCCGGCTGCGTCCCGAAGGCGGCGCGGGGCTGCTCGGCGGAACGGTGCCGATCGTGGTTGACGGGATCGTCTATCTGCCTCTCGGCAACGCCGTGGTCGCGCTCGACGGCGTGAGCGGCAAGGAGCTCTGGCGGCACAAGGTCACCGACGGCCTGGTGCGCCGCGCGGTCAGCTACTGGCCCGGCGAGGGCGCCATCGGTCCGCGCATCTTCTATTCGACCGGCAGCAAGCTCGTCGCGCTCGACCCCGCCAGCGGCGAACTCGATACCAGTTATGGCCAGAACGGCTCCTCCGAAATCGACGGTACGCCCTATGCCTATCCGCCTTCGATCTACGGCAACGTCATGGTGATCGGTGCGCAGACGCAGGAGGATTCGATCGGTCCCTCGGGGGACAGCCGCGCCTACGATGCGCGCACTGGCAAGAAGCTGTGGCAGTTCCACACCGTCCCACAGCCCGGCGAAGTCGGCCACGAGACCTGGCTCGACGACGGCTGGAAGGGCCGCTCGGGCACCAACATGTGGGTCTGGTACACCACCGCCGATCCGGCGACCGAC is from Croceibacterium aestuarii and encodes:
- a CDS encoding toxic anion resistance protein; protein product: MAETAPTATATKTEAALNLTPPDPVPMVAPEKAAGLVPVDAEKKSKLEEKVDGFVSELVALDANSPDFGKKVDQITNMGRKEIAAAAGMSNRFLDRPIKAMDKDSGVGANLSELRKVVEDLDPGKNGAKSGSKKFLGIIPMGNRLTSYFRKYQSAQTHIQSILGHLSSGKDELLMDNAAIDVERQKLWEAMGNLEQMVYISKTLDERLEEKAAELDATDPAKAKAIRESALFYVRQRTQDLYTQMAVSVQGYLALDLVKKNNVELVKGVDRASTTTVGALRTAVTVAEAMTNQRLVLGQITQLNQTTAGIIDSTSAMLRDQTGKIHEQAASSTIPIETLQRAFQNIYDTMDEVDTFKVRALESMKQTVETLGKEVEKSKGYIARAEGQAQASQLTNQSSLLSLEG
- a CDS encoding polyhydroxyalkanoic acid system family protein, which produces MQVAIPHHLDRSTVRQRLRDNSHKIADHVPGGVAEVHTNWRNEDTMEMTIGALGQQVRGEVQIEDGQVVFVIDLPPALGFMEPMVRGAIEQSGQKMIAGPNG
- a CDS encoding DUF2721 domain-containing protein; amino-acid sequence: MIAQTIQLALAPVFMLVAIGNIMNILSTRLGRIVDRSRVLQGRHVETEGMEHDEVVREIRLIDRRISLIGKAIRLLVGAGLCVGLVVTLLFVEEFATLNMQFVVGGVFLLAIGLIMWALMLFLRETREATEALRIPETYLELERKL
- a CDS encoding mannose-1-phosphate guanylyltransferase: MSRIVPVVLCGGSGTRLWPRSRKTKPKPFLPLVGDETMFEATLSRCNDPQRFASPVIVTGTAHIEHVEAQAKDAGASVIVEPQAKNTAAAIALAAHRLAPDAIMLVCPSDHHIADVPAFRAAAAAAAKLAADDWLVAFGIVPTAPETGYGYLKQGEPLGEGRRIERFVEKPDLQRAQQFLTSGEYSWNGGIFAFRAGFFLEELAKHRPALAEAVAAAVAGGEEDGARFHPDAAAFAAIEGESVDYAVMEETDRAAMVPAAMGWSDIGSWAALRDAAGADGAGNSVRGNAELVDCSGVFVDTDGPRVSAIGLSDIAIVVDGDEVLVTTMDGAQKVGKLGGATNQ
- a CDS encoding TonB family protein; its protein translation is MSRATPPDEATRFTERRRGPRWGTLLLIGLAHVLVFFGLARAFAPDFTAAVIKQATSMVTVTVYTPPPAEPSPDPTPSPDEGASGEKAKKAKAKEVAVPPRPKPIKTDAPKAASTGDANQSGASDQGAGTGAGGPGEGTGSGRGGQGAGGVPVTKPVKIAGDINDARDFPVPPGGRQARRGTEVIVYMTVGVDGRASDCRVTKPSPDPEADRIVCQLAVQRFRFKPARDANGDPVPASYGWRQRWF